One genomic region from Shewanella aestuarii encodes:
- a CDS encoding pseudouridine synthase family protein produces the protein MLTDKIECHLTIDDTAQDAVSLLAASSGLSKQVIKQAMQKGAVWYTHGKQVNRLRRAKKALSVGDKIHLYYNPYILAEQPATAQMLFDQGEYSLWYKPYGLRCQPSKWSDHTTINRFIELNTNPPRSAYIIHRLDRAASGLIIIGHSKKATAAIAKLFETRQLEKYYQVIVEGKFTDKTVTINTDVDHKPALSHATLMEYNPALNQSKLRVKIESGRKHQIRIHMASIGHPVVGDRLHGNADEQAPDLKLCCCEFSFTCPLSHKAVNFILPETLRPQFGIE, from the coding sequence ATGCTAACAGACAAAATTGAATGCCACCTCACCATCGACGACACAGCGCAAGATGCGGTGAGTTTATTAGCAGCATCATCAGGATTGTCAAAGCAAGTCATTAAGCAAGCAATGCAAAAAGGGGCAGTTTGGTATACCCATGGTAAGCAAGTGAATCGTTTAAGGCGGGCAAAAAAAGCTTTATCGGTTGGCGATAAGATCCATTTGTATTACAACCCTTACATATTGGCAGAACAGCCTGCAACAGCCCAAATGCTATTTGACCAAGGTGAATACAGCTTATGGTACAAACCTTATGGTTTGCGTTGCCAACCCTCTAAGTGGAGCGATCACACCACCATCAATCGCTTTATTGAGCTTAATACCAACCCGCCTCGCAGCGCTTATATTATACATCGATTAGATCGCGCCGCTTCAGGGCTTATCATTATTGGCCACAGCAAAAAAGCCACCGCCGCCATCGCTAAGCTATTTGAAACGCGCCAATTAGAAAAATATTACCAAGTCATTGTGGAAGGAAAGTTTACCGATAAAACCGTCACCATTAACACTGATGTAGATCATAAGCCTGCGCTATCCCATGCCACGCTAATGGAATACAACCCAGCGCTCAATCAATCCAAGCTCAGGGTTAAAATTGAGTCAGGCCGAAAACATCAAATTCGTATACATATGGCCAGCATAGGTCATCCCGTGGTTGGTGATAGATTGCATGGCAATGCTGATGAGCAAGCACCCGATTTAAAACTGTGCTGCTGTGAGTTTAGCTTTACCTGCCCGCTAAGCCATAAAGCGGTCAACTTCATTTTACCTGAAACACTGCGGCCTCAGTTTGGCATTGAATAG
- a CDS encoding DP-EP family protein: MSSDSKINVIVTYEQSTFLYNGSPKCQLVVQQNTSIRFKLDSATADNYRFAGVIFDNPNDPDIGKVSIKNQATELKIKDTYCQHADEISFRIVLTPLNTHECIVSPDPQVLNRPPQK, translated from the coding sequence ATGTCATCTGATAGTAAAATTAATGTCATAGTCACCTATGAACAATCCACCTTTTTATATAATGGCTCACCAAAATGCCAACTTGTTGTGCAACAAAACACATCCATTAGATTCAAATTAGATAGCGCGACAGCAGATAATTATCGATTTGCGGGGGTTATTTTTGACAACCCAAATGATCCTGATATTGGTAAAGTTAGCATCAAAAACCAAGCAACAGAGTTAAAAATTAAAGATACTTATTGTCAGCATGCAGATGAAATTTCATTCAGAATCGTGTTGACGCCACTCAATACACACGAGTGTATTGTAAGCCCTGACCCTCAAGTGCTCAACAGGCCACCACAAAAGTAG
- the dbpA gene encoding ATP-dependent RNA helicase DbpA, translating into MSQSSSQIASQAFSTLNLKPELLENLTTMCYESMTQIQAESLPPILAGDDVIGQGKTGSGKTAAFGLGLLNKLEVKRFRIQTLVLCPTRELADQVAKEIRTLARGIHNIKVLTLCGGVPMGPQIGSLEHGAHIIVGTPGRIIDHLDRNRLDLSHVNMLVLDEADRMLEMGFQEHLDAIIEQTPHERQTLLFSATFPEQIKSIAERIMYKPVMVKVESTHDQLSIEQHFYRIDDNSQRLEALRLLLLDKQPESSVVFCNTKRETQQVADALAEFGFSVLALHGDLEQRDRDLMLLRFANKSARILVATDVAARGLDIDALDAVFNYHIAYDTEVHIHRIGRTGRAGSQGAAYTFFSENDGYKMAMIEEAIGKDIVPSSLPSLSALNKQPLEASMLTIQIDAGKKQKIRPGDIVGALTGDNGIDFNDIGKIKVTDIRSYVAVSRKMSKQALNKITKGRLKGKTYRAWLL; encoded by the coding sequence TTGAGTCAGTCATCTTCGCAAATTGCCAGTCAGGCATTCTCTACCTTGAACTTAAAACCAGAATTGTTAGAAAACCTAACAACCATGTGCTATGAGTCAATGACCCAAATTCAGGCCGAAAGTTTACCGCCAATATTGGCCGGTGATGATGTTATTGGCCAAGGTAAAACTGGCTCAGGAAAAACCGCTGCTTTTGGTTTAGGCTTGCTTAATAAGTTAGAGGTAAAGCGGTTTCGTATTCAAACCTTAGTGCTTTGTCCAACCCGTGAGTTGGCTGATCAAGTGGCGAAAGAAATTCGCACTCTTGCTCGTGGTATTCACAATATCAAGGTATTAACCTTGTGTGGCGGGGTGCCGATGGGGCCGCAAATTGGCTCATTAGAACACGGAGCGCATATTATTGTAGGTACACCTGGACGAATTATTGATCATTTAGATCGTAACCGTTTAGATTTAAGCCATGTGAACATGTTAGTGCTTGATGAAGCAGATCGTATGCTTGAGATGGGCTTTCAAGAGCACTTAGATGCGATTATTGAGCAAACGCCACACGAGCGCCAAACGCTATTATTTAGCGCCACGTTCCCAGAGCAAATTAAATCCATTGCTGAGCGCATCATGTATAAGCCTGTGATGGTCAAAGTGGAATCAACTCATGACCAACTCAGTATTGAACAGCATTTTTATCGCATTGATGATAATAGTCAGCGTTTAGAAGCGTTACGCTTATTGTTGTTAGATAAACAGCCTGAAAGTTCAGTTGTGTTTTGTAATACCAAGCGTGAAACTCAACAAGTTGCCGATGCGTTAGCCGAGTTCGGTTTTAGCGTGTTGGCGTTACATGGTGATTTAGAGCAGCGCGATCGTGATTTAATGTTACTGCGCTTTGCTAACAAAAGTGCTCGCATTTTAGTGGCTACCGATGTGGCAGCTCGCGGGTTAGATATTGATGCGTTAGATGCCGTATTTAACTACCATATTGCTTATGACACTGAAGTACATATTCACCGTATTGGCCGAACGGGTCGTGCAGGTAGCCAAGGTGCTGCGTATACGTTTTTCAGTGAAAATGACGGCTATAAAATGGCGATGATTGAAGAGGCCATCGGTAAAGATATTGTGCCTTCATCGCTGCCGTCTTTAAGTGCGTTAAATAAGCAGCCGCTTGAAGCCAGTATGCTAACCATTCAAATTGATGCAGGTAAAAAGCAAAAAATTCGTCCGGGTGATATTGTCGGCGCGCTAACGGGTGATAATGGCATCGATTTTAACGATATTGGTAAAATTAAAGTGACTGATATTCGTTCGTATGTTGCTGTGTCTCGTAAGATGTCAAAACAAGCTTTAAACAAAATCACCAAAGGTAGATTAAAAGGTAAAACTTACCGTGCTTGGTTATTGTAG
- a CDS encoding oxidative stress defense protein, with amino-acid sequence MTLLTKTFALTALTSALAFTALPSLAADFDFPHIETTGASEIVIDADMAVVNIEVVVEAPTSKAAKAASDKAISQFLSRLKQAGVDKHDIQSANLSLRPQYHYQKNEPSKLNGYQASRRMTITVKQLEQLNDLLDSALEQGINRVNSIELTSSKRADYIEQARQAAINDAKQKAKSLAKGFDKKVEGVWQIRYFDQHPIQPMQYKMAAQADSSVSESYQQAQVTISDRVDVVFKLK; translated from the coding sequence ATGACATTACTAACCAAAACCTTTGCTCTTACAGCATTAACCTCAGCACTCGCCTTTACCGCATTACCTAGCCTTGCAGCTGATTTCGATTTTCCCCACATTGAAACCACAGGCGCCAGTGAAATAGTGATAGATGCCGATATGGCCGTGGTGAATATTGAAGTAGTCGTCGAAGCCCCCACATCAAAAGCGGCCAAAGCAGCCTCTGATAAAGCCATCAGCCAGTTTTTAAGCCGCTTAAAACAAGCAGGCGTAGATAAACATGATATTCAAAGTGCTAATTTAAGCTTGCGCCCACAGTATCATTACCAAAAAAATGAACCCTCCAAATTAAACGGCTATCAAGCTAGCCGCAGAATGACCATTACCGTTAAGCAACTTGAACAGCTTAATGACTTATTAGACAGTGCATTAGAACAAGGCATTAACCGTGTCAATTCGATTGAGCTAACCTCAAGTAAACGTGCTGACTATATTGAACAAGCTCGCCAAGCGGCAATTAACGATGCCAAACAAAAAGCAAAATCGTTAGCCAAAGGATTTGATAAAAAGGTCGAGGGAGTGTGGCAAATACGCTACTTTGATCAGCACCCAATTCAGCCAATGCAATACAAAATGGCTGCGCAAGCAGACAGTAGCGTCAGTGAAAGCTATCAACAAGCCCAAGTCACGATTAGCGATCGCGTTGACGTGGTATTTAAATTGAAATAA
- a CDS encoding YccT family protein — protein sequence MKILPTLATLSLSLLSPLLFAASLSLPTNAELIALNGQEIKATNPLDLTTGVNQIAFRYQGTYRQGGTQTRFESELIVVSFSADDQDYTLTLPTIRNKRDANNFDQQPQLSITSKQGDLAFTYDVITKPGLQWNRKYLEELALYNQSQQVASVNEFAIPVATATNSQSTIQQEAPTPSTAIKATPTTTSTISTPPAKAESAKAEMATQAVIQPKTIAQDQAEISQMLDYWYSKANDETKAAFKNKINN from the coding sequence ATGAAAATATTGCCAACTCTCGCCACATTATCATTAAGCTTACTAAGCCCACTCCTGTTTGCGGCTAGCTTAAGTTTACCGACTAACGCTGAGCTCATCGCCCTAAATGGCCAAGAAATAAAAGCCACAAACCCGCTTGATTTAACAACTGGCGTTAATCAAATTGCATTTCGGTATCAAGGAACATACAGACAGGGCGGCACCCAAACACGTTTTGAATCTGAACTAATTGTGGTGAGTTTTAGTGCCGATGATCAAGACTACACACTCACCTTACCCACTATTCGCAATAAACGAGATGCCAATAACTTTGATCAGCAGCCTCAATTGTCTATTACTAGCAAGCAAGGTGATCTTGCATTTACCTATGATGTCATCACTAAACCCGGTCTGCAGTGGAACCGTAAATATCTTGAAGAGCTTGCGCTATATAATCAAAGCCAACAAGTTGCATCAGTGAATGAGTTTGCAATACCCGTTGCAACGGCTACCAATAGCCAATCAACAATCCAGCAAGAGGCGCCAACCCCAAGTACAGCCATTAAAGCTACGCCCACTACAACATCAACAATTAGCACCCCACCCGCAAAAGCTGAATCCGCAAAAGCTGAAATGGCGACTCAAGCTGTTATACAGCCCAAAACCATTGCCCAAGATCAAGCAGAAATCAGCCAGATGCTAGATTACTGGTACAGTAAGGCGAATGACGAAACCAAGGCGGCATTTAAAAATAAAATTAACAACTAA
- the ybaK gene encoding Cys-tRNA(Pro) deacylase — translation MTPAINLVKKHRLAYKVHDYQHDPLASSYGLEAAEKLNLNPAMVFKTLVVQTDAKQLAVAMIPVDQQLNFKKMAKALGCKKVQMADSALVERTTGYILGGVSPLGQKKRLTTVINITAQSQSALFFSAGRRGLELEMAANDVQQLLSATFADITND, via the coding sequence ATGACCCCCGCAATTAATTTAGTCAAAAAACACCGTCTAGCATACAAGGTGCATGATTATCAGCATGATCCTTTAGCGTCGTCTTATGGTTTAGAAGCGGCTGAAAAATTAAATCTTAATCCCGCTATGGTGTTTAAAACCTTGGTGGTGCAAACCGACGCTAAGCAATTAGCGGTAGCCATGATACCGGTCGATCAACAGCTTAATTTCAAAAAAATGGCTAAAGCATTAGGCTGTAAAAAAGTGCAAATGGCAGACAGTGCGTTAGTTGAGCGGACAACCGGATATATATTGGGTGGGGTTAGCCCGCTAGGGCAAAAAAAGCGTTTAACCACAGTGATTAATATTACTGCTCAAAGTCAGTCGGCATTGTTTTTTAGTGCGGGTCGACGAGGTTTAGAGCTTGAAATGGCCGCAAATGATGTTCAGCAACTGCTGAGCGCCACCTTTGCCGATATCACTAACGATTAG
- the lgt gene encoding prolipoprotein diacylglyceryl transferase — translation MEHLVWSWDPVMVSFMGLTIHWYGVLFALAIASGFQVMKTFYKAEGLNVESLDNLLVYCVVGIIVGARLAHCLFYDPSYYLANPMKILAVWEGGLASHGGGLGAILALYYYKRKVGLPFLYLLDRLAIATAIFGFFVRMANFANSEILGNPTDKPWGIIFERVDMLPRHPAQLYEAIAYLISFIVLFAIFQKGTLKQRQGGIFGLFLILIFSARFAIESIKLSQTAYTETLLTAGQWLSLPFLLVGVFLLVRALIKPANMPISNK, via the coding sequence TTGGAACATTTAGTGTGGAGTTGGGACCCTGTTATGGTGTCGTTTATGGGGTTAACTATTCATTGGTACGGTGTGTTATTTGCTTTGGCTATTGCCAGTGGCTTTCAAGTGATGAAAACCTTTTATAAAGCAGAAGGTTTAAATGTTGAGTCATTAGATAATCTATTGGTGTACTGCGTTGTTGGCATTATTGTCGGCGCAAGATTGGCCCATTGCTTGTTTTACGACCCAAGTTACTATCTTGCCAATCCAATGAAAATATTAGCGGTTTGGGAAGGAGGGTTAGCTAGCCATGGTGGCGGGCTGGGAGCCATTTTGGCGCTTTATTATTACAAGCGAAAAGTCGGTTTACCATTTTTGTATTTGCTTGACCGCTTAGCCATTGCGACCGCGATATTTGGTTTTTTTGTGCGGATGGCCAATTTTGCAAATTCAGAAATTTTGGGCAATCCAACTGACAAACCATGGGGTATTATTTTTGAACGTGTGGACATGTTACCGCGTCATCCTGCACAGTTGTATGAAGCCATCGCTTACTTAATTAGCTTTATTGTGTTATTCGCTATTTTCCAAAAAGGCACATTAAAGCAAAGACAGGGCGGCATTTTTGGGCTGTTTTTAATTTTAATCTTTAGTGCCCGCTTTGCTATTGAAAGTATTAAGTTAAGTCAAACCGCTTATACTGAAACCTTATTAACGGCAGGACAATGGCTAAGTTTGCCCTTTTTGTTGGTGGGGGTATTTTTGTTGGTTCGCGCATTGATCAAGCCTGCTAATATGCCTATTTCTAATAAATAG
- a CDS encoding winged helix-turn-helix domain-containing protein — translation MSKQHFFFGPWQVNPASNSLQRGSDIKQIEPKAMQVLQLLCQHSGEVLSPDDIVEQCWGHVVVGDNPLHKIITQLRKALDDSASNPEFIETIRKRGYRTLAEVNFPLIEHDDHIQPSTWQVGSPFPGLRAFDAKDAEVFYGRSEQVSTLLKRMSKQVQFGRAFCLLLGPSGSGKSSLLNAGVVPQFMRPQGFDGIGIVSHTSLDLADISQDRLFTDIALALLDLDINDIPVFDGMTAENLAVMLQQNMPEAIKRAQQSLARIPSTDAAYTPKLSLFIDRLEVLLSSPLFTEPEIQTALDIIESLATSGCFMVFSACRNDFYPQVVSRPSLMAGKGNGSHFDLTAPNRSELLQMIRLPAKAAGLKWDTDPQTHTPLDELLCAEAVNNPDALPMLQYTLQELYLQRDDNDTLLVSVYQKLGGIEGAIGQKAEGIFAELATQHQQCLSKVLSLLVTLSADETNITSRAARLSQLSNDNETALVQTLVDNRLFVSHLQNGQGCFSVAHEALLRRWPRVLQWIEAHRDSLRVNARLTVLSQRWQDEQHHKAYLLAEGKPLQEALALANNPLFNLDTEQHAFIQASKKSAGLKRLAKMSTIAALCMLTLLAVLMSVRSIQAEQFAKQKQQQAESLLGFMVGEFADKLRSVGRMDLLDGITQKSMEYFADNNEQTSESTTYKTLSYQSRLQHGQALAAKAEVAYSRGDNSKAITAFTDSQKILKALYDETQATPDIELLKLLGANAFWIGQIALNDRKDAETLKQFELYRDYSIKMNQIAPDNIDSWIELSYAYNSLGSLFFNQNNFSNAQRNFELSLELKKKALLQSPQDSLLASSTADTYSWLASTAMKQGDLEGALKLYSQSQQLLETQLKQKPQDAPLMEVLAYTFSHQMRILTAQAKWQRAFEMNQQAFKLLDDMHTQDPDNSYWRFERLNIQAKQLTLAAHLISEQKSSDSSFITPHELSSQLAEQYLLSEQDNKYLNLKTILLIASIKYFQILEQWSESELLLRELNQLSTTTSSLDAYLVDIALLSATQAKHKQQNKEMESKCQLALTYIPEDFHLFDIQLTQAFVVANLCLKSQTSITEQLSALEKMHINVSAHHPLLTSKMSTPL, via the coding sequence ATGAGCAAACAACATTTCTTTTTTGGCCCTTGGCAAGTCAACCCAGCAAGCAACAGCTTACAACGGGGAAGTGACATCAAACAAATTGAGCCCAAAGCCATGCAAGTGTTGCAACTGCTTTGCCAGCATTCAGGCGAAGTATTAAGTCCTGATGATATCGTCGAGCAGTGCTGGGGACATGTTGTGGTGGGCGATAACCCGCTCCACAAAATTATTACCCAACTACGCAAAGCCCTTGACGACAGCGCATCTAATCCCGAATTTATTGAAACCATTCGTAAACGCGGCTATCGCACCTTAGCTGAGGTTAATTTCCCGTTAATTGAACATGATGATCATATTCAACCAAGCACTTGGCAGGTAGGTTCGCCGTTCCCCGGATTGCGGGCATTTGATGCCAAAGATGCCGAAGTTTTTTACGGCCGCAGCGAACAAGTCAGCACCTTATTAAAGCGCATGAGCAAGCAGGTGCAATTTGGTCGCGCCTTTTGTTTATTACTCGGCCCCAGCGGCAGCGGTAAATCGTCATTATTAAATGCCGGAGTCGTTCCACAATTTATGCGCCCACAGGGGTTTGATGGCATTGGCATAGTGTCTCACACCAGTTTAGATTTAGCCGATATTAGCCAAGACCGTTTATTTACCGACATCGCCCTTGCGCTGCTGGATTTAGACATAAACGATATACCGGTATTTGATGGCATGACCGCTGAAAATCTCGCCGTGATGTTACAACAAAATATGCCTGAGGCGATTAAACGAGCTCAACAGTCGTTAGCCCGCATACCTTCAACGGATGCAGCTTATACCCCTAAACTATCGCTATTTATTGACCGTTTAGAAGTCTTGTTATCATCACCGCTATTCACCGAGCCAGAAATTCAAACGGCGTTAGATATCATTGAGTCGTTGGCTACCAGCGGCTGCTTTATGGTGTTCAGCGCCTGTCGAAATGACTTTTATCCGCAGGTGGTCAGCCGCCCCAGCTTAATGGCCGGTAAAGGTAACGGCTCACACTTTGACTTAACGGCACCAAACCGCAGCGAGTTACTGCAAATGATCCGCTTGCCCGCAAAAGCGGCGGGCCTTAAATGGGACACAGACCCGCAAACCCACACGCCATTAGATGAACTACTGTGCGCCGAAGCGGTCAACAACCCTGACGCACTGCCAATGCTGCAATACACCTTACAAGAGCTGTATTTACAGCGCGATGACAACGACACCTTATTAGTGTCGGTATATCAAAAACTGGGCGGAATAGAAGGCGCGATTGGTCAAAAAGCTGAAGGTATTTTCGCGGAATTAGCCACGCAACATCAGCAATGCCTAAGCAAAGTATTATCGTTATTAGTGACATTATCCGCCGATGAAACCAACATCACCAGCCGCGCTGCGCGCTTAAGCCAACTGAGCAACGACAACGAAACCGCCCTAGTGCAAACCCTAGTGGATAACCGCTTATTTGTGTCACACCTGCAAAATGGCCAGGGCTGTTTCAGTGTTGCCCACGAGGCATTATTGAGGCGCTGGCCACGGGTTTTACAATGGATTGAAGCACATCGCGACAGCTTACGGGTTAACGCACGTTTAACCGTACTGAGCCAGCGTTGGCAAGATGAACAACACCACAAAGCCTATTTACTAGCCGAAGGTAAGCCATTGCAAGAAGCACTCGCACTGGCCAACAACCCACTGTTTAATTTAGATACCGAGCAACACGCCTTTATTCAAGCCTCAAAGAAAAGTGCCGGGCTAAAACGCCTAGCAAAAATGTCCACTATTGCCGCACTGTGTATGCTGACCCTACTGGCTGTTTTAATGAGTGTTAGAAGTATTCAGGCAGAACAATTTGCTAAACAAAAACAACAACAAGCAGAAAGCTTATTGGGCTTTATGGTTGGCGAATTTGCCGATAAATTACGTAGCGTTGGTCGCATGGATTTATTAGATGGTATCACCCAAAAGTCGATGGAATATTTTGCTGATAATAATGAACAAACAAGTGAATCCACCACCTACAAAACATTAAGCTATCAAAGCCGCTTACAACACGGTCAAGCATTGGCAGCAAAAGCAGAAGTTGCTTATTCAAGGGGCGATAACAGCAAAGCAATAACAGCATTTACCGATTCTCAAAAAATTCTTAAAGCACTCTATGATGAAACCCAAGCTACCCCAGATATTGAATTACTTAAACTATTGGGTGCAAACGCTTTTTGGATAGGTCAAATAGCATTAAATGACAGAAAAGATGCTGAAACACTCAAGCAATTTGAGCTTTACCGCGATTACAGCATTAAAATGAATCAAATTGCACCAGACAATATCGATTCATGGATCGAGCTATCCTATGCTTACAACTCACTAGGGAGTCTTTTTTTCAACCAAAATAATTTCAGCAATGCTCAACGCAATTTCGAACTCTCTTTAGAATTAAAGAAAAAAGCTTTACTGCAGTCGCCACAAGACAGCTTACTTGCTTCATCTACTGCAGATACCTATTCATGGTTAGCGAGCACCGCAATGAAGCAAGGTGATTTAGAAGGCGCATTAAAACTTTATAGCCAAAGTCAGCAATTGTTAGAAACACAATTAAAGCAAAAACCGCAAGATGCACCACTCATGGAAGTACTCGCTTACACCTTTAGTCATCAAATGAGGATTTTAACTGCTCAAGCAAAATGGCAACGGGCATTTGAAATGAACCAACAGGCATTTAAATTATTAGATGATATGCATACACAAGACCCTGATAATAGCTACTGGCGCTTTGAAAGATTAAATATACAAGCCAAGCAGCTGACTTTAGCAGCCCACTTAATTAGCGAACAAAAATCATCAGATTCAAGTTTTATTACCCCACATGAATTATCCTCGCAACTCGCAGAACAATACCTTTTATCTGAGCAGGATAATAAATATTTAAATCTTAAAACCATCCTCCTGATAGCATCCATAAAATACTTTCAAATATTAGAGCAATGGTCAGAAAGTGAGTTACTGCTGCGCGAATTAAATCAACTATCAACGACAACATCATCTCTTGACGCTTATTTAGTTGATATAGCCTTGTTATCTGCAACCCAAGCTAAGCATAAACAGCAGAATAAAGAAATGGAATCAAAATGTCAGTTAGCCCTTACTTACATACCTGAGGATTTTCATCTTTTTGACATTCAATTAACCCAAGCATTTGTTGTGGCCAACTTATGTTTGAAATCGCAAACATCAATAACCGAGCAGTTAAGTGCACTCGAAAAAATGCACATTAATGTCTCGGCGCATCACCCTCTTTTAACCTCTAAAATGTCCACCCCTCTATAA
- a CDS encoding sensor domain-containing diguanylate cyclase: MITANKYQEIHDTLIRATELAKALSGKNFPTPDHPHKPIVQNEVAFNDPQNKSAARQTVEHTLDQATQISSLGFLMNAISEAIFVVNDEGIIEMINQHAAKLFGSPKELLIGQKWTNFVNSAYKEEYLELFAQWRETFTPFNHGPKEIVLQRADSSLVDADISLSCLPVAENATPLIVGVMHNLTSHKEKFAELTRLANTDKLTGLANRHAFDDALQNAWDASVQHQHPLSLLLIDIDFFKLFNDNYGHINGDKCLQKVAQVIKSAMPNRDCLAARFGGEEFTVILPNFSKTQAQRVAEKIQRQINQIKFTDIGLTQEVKVSVSQGIACEQQGQFRTEMALICAADTALYRAKAEGRNRISLSL; this comes from the coding sequence ATGATAACCGCTAACAAATACCAAGAAATCCATGACACATTAATTCGTGCCACCGAACTTGCTAAGGCGTTATCGGGTAAAAACTTCCCAACACCTGATCATCCACACAAACCCATTGTGCAAAACGAAGTAGCATTTAATGATCCTCAAAATAAATCTGCCGCACGTCAAACTGTTGAGCACACGTTAGATCAAGCCACGCAAATATCTAGCCTAGGTTTTTTAATGAACGCCATTTCAGAAGCCATTTTTGTGGTCAATGATGAAGGCATCATTGAAATGATTAACCAGCATGCCGCAAAACTTTTTGGCTCGCCAAAAGAGTTATTGATTGGGCAAAAATGGACTAACTTTGTTAATTCTGCCTACAAAGAAGAATACCTAGAATTATTTGCCCAGTGGCGTGAAACCTTCACCCCATTTAATCACGGCCCCAAAGAAATTGTGCTGCAACGTGCTGACTCCAGCTTAGTCGATGCCGATATTTCACTGTCATGCTTACCTGTTGCCGAAAATGCCACACCATTAATTGTCGGGGTAATGCATAACCTGACTAGCCACAAAGAAAAGTTTGCAGAGTTAACCCGTTTAGCCAATACCGACAAACTCACCGGCTTAGCCAATCGTCACGCCTTTGATGACGCGCTGCAAAACGCGTGGGACGCGAGTGTACAGCATCAACATCCATTAAGTTTACTGCTGATTGATATCGACTTTTTTAAACTGTTTAACGATAACTATGGCCACATTAATGGCGATAAGTGCTTACAAAAAGTCGCTCAGGTGATTAAATCTGCCATGCCAAACCGCGACTGTTTAGCCGCCCGTTTTGGCGGTGAAGAGTTTACCGTTATTCTGCCTAACTTCAGCAAAACACAGGCGCAACGAGTGGCAGAAAAAATTCAACGCCAAATTAATCAAATTAAATTTACTGATATAGGCTTAACTCAAGAAGTGAAAGTCAGTGTCAGCCAAGGCATTGCCTGCGAGCAACAGGGCCAGTTTCGTACCGAGATGGCACTCATTTGCGCTGCAGACACCGCCCTTTATCGCGCCAAAGCCGAAGGCCGTAATCGTATCAGTTTAAGCCTGTAA
- a CDS encoding ketopantoate reductase C-terminal domain-containing protein: MQEWLNVCQKAQFPVKQFTKLAPKWLPIILRLPNGLFNIIAKPMLAIDPQARSSMWEDIQAKRLTEIDYLNGAVVKLGQQYHVATPINQRIYSAIKLIEQGKAVDVHQLTSAHYTSSNKTIS; encoded by the coding sequence ATGCAAGAGTGGCTTAATGTATGTCAAAAAGCTCAGTTTCCCGTTAAGCAATTTACTAAACTGGCCCCCAAATGGCTGCCAATAATTTTACGCTTACCTAATGGTCTATTTAATATTATTGCCAAACCCATGCTAGCTATTGACCCACAAGCACGATCATCCATGTGGGAAGACATACAAGCAAAACGCTTAACTGAAATCGATTATTTAAACGGTGCCGTAGTAAAACTAGGTCAGCAATATCATGTGGCTACGCCCATCAATCAGCGTATTTACAGCGCAATAAAATTAATCGAGCAAGGCAAGGCTGTTGATGTCCATCAACTCACCTCAGCACATTACACCTCATCAAATAAGACAATATCATGA